One segment of Tamlana crocina DNA contains the following:
- a CDS encoding YbbR-like domain-containing protein: MIKKIKSNIISSIKNKRINVFLLFFLFAFIILIFTKLSKAYTKTIVLDVEKINVPQEYIILNDSSKINITLKTHGFRWLKYAFSRPKIQIDFSQDVYKKGAVFEWSKSKAFLNNTQFDKQVELLSMSPDTLRFRYGVNLIKKVPVKINSDITYSLGYDISGKMEAEPDSVTVVGPNIVVSKIEALETEKLSLTDVRSNVNQKVKLKLPDQGDLQFSEKQVTLKAQVEKFTEGTLKVPVTIANVPAGVVLKYFPKTVSVSYYVSLSKFASITEKDFKVVCDYAKTTENQSFLIPELTVWPEAVKSAKVNQQHVEFIMTK, translated from the coding sequence ATGATTAAAAAAATAAAAAGCAACATAATCTCTTCCATAAAGAACAAACGCATCAATGTATTTTTGCTGTTCTTTTTATTTGCTTTTATTATTCTAATTTTTACCAAGCTTTCAAAAGCATACACCAAAACTATTGTTTTGGATGTTGAAAAAATAAATGTGCCGCAGGAATACATTATTTTAAACGATTCCTCAAAAATCAATATCACCCTAAAAACCCATGGTTTTAGATGGTTGAAATATGCATTTTCACGCCCGAAAATTCAAATAGACTTTAGCCAAGATGTGTATAAAAAAGGAGCGGTTTTCGAGTGGAGCAAAAGTAAGGCGTTCTTAAATAACACACAGTTTGATAAACAGGTGGAGTTGTTGAGCATGAGCCCCGATACCTTAAGGTTCCGATATGGCGTCAATTTGATAAAAAAAGTGCCTGTAAAAATCAACTCAGACATCACATACAGTTTGGGTTACGATATTTCGGGAAAAATGGAGGCAGAACCCGATTCGGTAACGGTGGTGGGCCCCAACATTGTGGTTTCAAAAATTGAGGCTTTGGAAACCGAAAAGTTGAGTTTAACCGATGTGCGTTCAAATGTAAATCAAAAGGTAAAATTAAAATTACCGGATCAAGGCGATTTACAGTTTTCTGAGAAACAAGTTACCTTAAAAGCGCAGGTTGAAAAGTTTACCGAAGGCACTTTAAAAGTACCCGTAACCATTGCGAATGTTCCGGCAGGTGTGGTTTTAAAGTATTTCCCGAAAACGGTAAGTGTATCATACTATGTGAGCTTAAGTAAGTTTGCTTCGATCACTGAAAAGGATTTTAAAGTGGTTTGTGACTATGCCAAAACCACCGAAAACCAGTCGTTTTTAATACCCGAATTAACGGTTTGGCCAGAAGCGGTTAAGAGTGCCAAGGTGAACCAGCAGCATGTAGAATTCATAATGACAAAATAA
- a CDS encoding SDR family oxidoreductase, translated as MYNLLKGKKGIIFGALDSNSIAWKTAERVHEEGGEFVLTNAPVAMRMGQINELAEKTGAQIIPADATSVEDLENLIEKSMEILGGKIDFVLHSIGMSINVRKGKHYTDQNYDWTQKGTDVSAMSFHKLMQTLYKKDAMNEWGSIVALTYMAAQRVFPDYNDMADNKAYLESIARSFGYFFGRDKKVRVNTISQSPTPTTAGSGVKGFDGFIAYADKMSPLGNATAMDCANYTVTLFSDLTKRVTLQNLYNDGGFSNMGVSDAVMSTFMGEDE; from the coding sequence ATGTATAATTTACTAAAAGGAAAAAAGGGAATTATTTTCGGAGCTTTAGATTCAAATTCAATCGCTTGGAAAACAGCCGAACGCGTACATGAAGAAGGCGGTGAGTTTGTATTGACCAACGCTCCGGTGGCGATGCGCATGGGGCAAATCAACGAATTGGCCGAAAAAACAGGCGCGCAAATCATTCCTGCCGATGCCACTTCCGTGGAAGATCTAGAAAACTTGATTGAAAAATCAATGGAAATTTTAGGCGGTAAAATTGATTTCGTTTTACACTCCATCGGAATGTCTATTAACGTTAGAAAAGGAAAACACTACACCGATCAAAATTACGACTGGACGCAAAAAGGTACCGATGTTTCGGCGATGTCGTTCCATAAGTTGATGCAAACATTGTACAAAAAAGATGCGATGAACGAGTGGGGAAGTATTGTAGCCCTAACTTACATGGCTGCTCAACGCGTGTTCCCAGATTACAACGATATGGCCGATAACAAAGCCTATTTGGAAAGTATTGCCCGTAGTTTCGGTTATTTCTTCGGAAGAGACAAAAAAGTACGTGTTAACACCATTTCGCAATCGCCAACCCCAACAACAGCGGGTAGCGGTGTAAAAGGATTTGATGGATTTATTGCTTACGCCGATAAAATGTCGCCACTGGGCAATGCCACAGCAATGGATTGCGCAAATTATACCGTAACCCTGTTTAGCGATTTAACCAAGCGTGTAACACTGCAAAACCTTTATAACGACGGCGGTTTCAGTAACATGGGTGTTAGTGATGCCGTAATGAGCACCTTTATGGGCGAGGACGAATAA
- a CDS encoding glycosyltransferase: MQLQFSFIIPVYNRPDEIQELLQSFSALEGATDFEIVIVEDGSEQSSKTVVDGFSEKLNISYFYKENSGPGDSRNFGMQHAKGNYFIILDSDCILPKQYLNEVRKSLQTDYVDCFGGPDAAHQSFTNLQKAINFSMTSFITTGGIRGSKNSVDKFQPRSFNMGLSKKAFEASNGFGRIHPGEDPDLSIRLWNLGFKTKLIPEAYVFHKRRISWSTFYKQVHKFGLVRPILNSWHPSTKKLTYWFPLLFSLGLVVSVLFLAFQIDWLFKLYLLYFVLAFILALLSASNLVVAILSVPAILVQFLGYGYGFLKSTWAISVLKKDPEIHFPKLFFKQK, translated from the coding sequence ATGCAATTACAATTTTCATTCATAATTCCGGTGTATAACCGTCCTGACGAAATTCAGGAATTGTTGCAAAGTTTTAGTGCTTTGGAAGGCGCTACCGATTTCGAAATTGTTATTGTTGAAGATGGCTCGGAACAATCATCAAAAACAGTAGTTGATGGATTTTCTGAAAAGTTAAATATTTCTTATTTCTATAAGGAAAACTCGGGGCCGGGCGATTCTCGAAACTTCGGTATGCAGCACGCCAAAGGCAATTATTTTATCATTTTGGATTCCGATTGCATTTTGCCCAAGCAGTATTTAAACGAAGTTAGAAAAAGCTTGCAAACCGATTATGTAGATTGCTTCGGCGGGCCCGATGCAGCACACCAATCGTTTACCAATTTGCAAAAGGCCATTAATTTTTCCATGACCTCTTTTATCACCACCGGAGGTATTCGTGGCAGCAAAAATAGCGTGGATAAGTTCCAACCGAGAAGTTTCAATATGGGACTTTCGAAAAAGGCATTCGAGGCTTCAAATGGGTTTGGGCGCATCCATCCCGGAGAAGACCCCGACCTTTCGATTAGGCTTTGGAATTTAGGTTTTAAAACCAAACTGATTCCCGAGGCTTATGTGTTCCATAAACGCCGAATTTCGTGGAGCACCTTTTACAAACAGGTACATAAGTTCGGGCTGGTTCGCCCGATTTTGAACAGTTGGCATCCGTCAACAAAAAAACTGACGTATTGGTTTCCGTTGCTGTTTAGTTTGGGGTTGGTAGTTTCGGTTTTATTTCTCGCGTTTCAAATAGATTGGCTCTTTAAATTGTATTTGCTGTATTTTGTTTTGGCATTTATTTTGGCCTTATTAAGTGCGAGTAACCTGGTGGTCGCCATATTGTCCGTGCCTGCTATTTTGGTGCAGTTTTTGGGGTATGGTTACGGATTTTTAAAATCTACGTGGGCTATTTCAGTGTTAAAAAAGGATCCTGAAATACATTTTCCAAAATTATTCTTTAAACAGAAATGA
- the coaE gene encoding dephospho-CoA kinase (Dephospho-CoA kinase (CoaE) performs the final step in coenzyme A biosynthesis.) — translation MMIVGLTGGIGSGKTTVAKEFEKLGIPVYIADEEAKKLMNRSPVIQRELTHLFGKDAYVDGELNRPFIANIIFNDKSFLEKMNAIVHPRVAKHFNKWIFKQNAPYVIKEVAILFENGGDQACDYIITVVAPKAVRVKRLLQRDNTSKEKIEAIMNNQWSDEEKAKRSHFVINNIDLEDTKAQVLQIHQEILKKS, via the coding sequence ATAATGATAGTAGGGCTTACAGGAGGTATTGGTAGCGGAAAAACAACCGTAGCGAAGGAATTCGAAAAGCTGGGCATTCCGGTATATATTGCCGATGAGGAAGCAAAAAAACTCATGAATCGCTCACCGGTTATCCAGCGCGAACTAACTCATTTGTTTGGTAAGGACGCTTATGTGGATGGCGAACTCAACCGGCCATTCATTGCCAATATCATTTTTAACGATAAGTCTTTTTTGGAAAAAATGAACGCCATCGTGCACCCCAGGGTGGCCAAGCATTTCAATAAATGGATTTTTAAGCAAAACGCTCCTTATGTGATTAAGGAAGTGGCCATTCTATTTGAAAATGGGGGAGACCAAGCTTGCGATTACATCATCACCGTTGTGGCGCCAAAAGCGGTTCGGGTTAAACGTTTGCTGCAACGCGATAACACTTCAAAGGAAAAAATAGAGGCCATTATGAACAATCAGTGGAGCGACGAAGAAAAAGCCAAACGTTCGCACTTTGTTATCAATAATATAGATTTAGAAGATACCAAGGCTCAAGTTTTGCAAATTCACCAAGAAATCCTTAAAAAATCTTAA